TCCGCGGCGAAGCGGCCTGAAGGCCGGCCCACCAGGTTTTCCACGGCTCCCGCGAGAGCCGGGAGACGATCCGATCCCGGGCGGTGCCGTCGTAGAACAGGGAAGGGTGGCGTTCGCGCTCGGGCAGGCTCGGCTGCCAGAGGTCGCCCCAGTCCCGTGGGACGTCCTGGGCCTGCATCTCGCGTGGCGCACACAGCAGGGCGGGCGCGCAGCAGAGCCACTGACAAAGGGCGCGCCGCTTGATGGCTGGCGACATGGTTTCTGCGTTATTCTACCTCACGCAACACGCCGGCTCGTAGGGAAGCTGGCAAGGGAAGCTGCCAAATTTTTTTCTGCGATAGCATTTAAATCCTAGAACAGGCATTCCGGGTCATTGGCTAAAATTGTCGATAGGCTACACTTGAGACCATGCGCTCGCTTGCGTCTACATTTCTACTCACACTATTTCTCGCGAACCTCGGGTTCAGCCAGGATTCGCGCGGAGCGATTGCCGGCCGGGCCATGGATCCGTCCGGAGCCAATTTGGCCGATATCCAGGTCCGCGTGGTCAATGAACAGATGGGAACAGCGGTTGAAGCCCAAACCAACGAATCCGGACTCTATGCAGTCCGGTATTTATTGCCCGGCACATATAGTGTCACCGCGCAGCGGTCCGGTTTCAAGAAACTCGAACGGAAAGGTATCGAAGTGCGAGTTGGCGAAACAGTCACGCTCGACCTTAATCTGGCACTCGGCGAAGTCACGGAAACGATCGAGGTAACCGCGTCCGCGCCGCTGCTGCAGCGCGACAGCGCGTCGCTCGGCGCAGTCATCGACAGGAGCAACATGATGGAGTTGCCGATGGCCGCCGGAAACGCCGCCGAACTGGTCGATCTGGCGCCTGGCGTGGGACGGACCGGTTCGATCGCAATCCACAAGGCCGCCTTCAACGCCGGCACTTCAACGCTGGTGGTCAACGGCAACCTGTCGAACGCAAACGAGTTCACCATTGACGGTATTCCGAACACGTTCGCCAGCGGCACGTCTCCACGAATCGCGTTTTCGCCGCCGTCGCAAACCATTAGCGAGTTTAAGGTCCAGACGAGCCAGTATGATGCCTCCATCGGTCACACCATGGGGGCGGTGTTCAACATGAACACTAAGAGCGGCACCAACGACCTGCACGGCGAAGTGCATCATTACCTGGGTAACAGCGCATTGGACGCCACCAATTTCTTCGCCAATCGCAATGGCAAAGGGAAAGACGCGTACACGGACAATCGTTACGGCGGGGCAATTGGCGGTCCCGTCTTCTTCCCGAAACTTTACAACGGTAAGAATAAGACTTTTTTCCTCTATGCATTCGACGGCAACAAGTGGGGCGCGCTGCAACAATACACCAACACCGTTCCCACAGCGGCGGAGCGCCAGGGAGATTTCTCCGCACTACTGAAACTGGGTGGGACCTACCAGATCTACAACCCGTTCACCACTGTGGCCAAAGGCGACGGCACTTTCACGCGCTCGCCCTTCCCGAACAATGTCATTCCGGCCAGCATGATTCAGCCGACGGCAAAGGCCATCTTGGCGTATTACCCGGACCCGAACGTGCCCGGAAACGCCAACGGGCAAAACAATTTCGTGCGTCCCACCTTCGCGGCTAAGGAGACGTATTGGGCGCATTTCCTGCGCGTGGACCACACCTTCAATGACAAGAACCGCATGTTTGTCCGCCTCGACTACGATTTCTGGGATGAGGACGAGAACCACTG
This sequence is a window from Clostridia bacterium. Protein-coding genes within it:
- a CDS encoding carboxypeptidase-like regulatory domain-containing protein, with amino-acid sequence MRSLASTFLLTLFLANLGFSQDSRGAIAGRAMDPSGANLADIQVRVVNEQMGTAVEAQTNESGLYAVRYLLPGTYSVTAQRSGFKKLERKGIEVRVGETVTLDLNLALGEVTETIEVTASAPLLQRDSASLGAVIDRSNMMELPMAAGNAAELVDLAPGVGRTGSIAIHKAAFNAGTSTLVVNGNLSNANEFTIDGIPNTFASGTSPRIAFSPPSQTISEFKVQTSQYDASIGHTMGAVFNMNTKSGTNDLHGEVHHYLGNSALDATNFFANRNGKGKDAYTDNRYGGAIGGPVFFPKLYNGKNKTFFLYAFDGNKWGALQQYTNTVPTAAERQGDFSALLKLGGTYQIYNPFTTVAKGDGTFTRSPFPNNVIPASMIQPTAKAILAYYPDPNVPGNANGQNNFVRPTFAAKETYWAHFLRVDHTFNDKNRMFVRLDYDFWDEDENHWFGNDNVADGWNDGRTNRGMAIDHVYVLNPSTLINVRYGITQQDFPGTRPSKGFDLSSLGFSKNLTSLIPASEARFPNVVLTSFAELGTPLSPGDGINTSMIHSLAASATTLKGSHNLHYGVDFRVGRAFQNRYAQQVAPLLRFNTDYTKGPTSTSAASALGQDLAAMLLGIPAGSMQVTSSYASQDTWFGAYLQDDWKITPKFTATLGLRVEHESPLTER